A single genomic interval of Halichondria panicea chromosome 2, odHalPani1.1, whole genome shotgun sequence harbors:
- the LOC135331335 gene encoding histone deacetylase 1-like → MATIHPGGKRHVCYYYDGDIGNYYYGQGHPMKPHRIRMTHNLLLNYGLYRKMEIYRPNAAAQEEMTRYHSDEYVRFLRNIRPDNVQEYTKLMQRFNVGEDCPVFDGLYEFCQLSAGGSIAGAIKLNKQETDIAVNWSGGLHHAKKSEASGFCYVNDIVLGILELLKYHQRVLYIDIDIHHGDGVEEAFYTTDRVMTVSFHKYGEYFPGTGDLKDVGAEKGKYYAVNFPLRDGIEDESYQMIFKPVMSKVMEMYRPSVIVLQCGADSLAGDRLGCFNLTLRGHAECVDFMRRFNVPMLLLGGGGYTIRNVARCWTYETAVALNCDVANELPYNDYFEYFGPDFKLHISPTNMSNQNNLDYLNKIKARLFENLRLVPHAPSVQMQPIPEDTFPESEQKEQNPDTRISQLHRDKRIARDNEYSESDDEGESPSSNSKRGRNEHSFKIGTKRPKLTEDLSVKNATNGKPGQKQGGIIASPLPPEPSPITPLPSEEPTPSHSKESSTNPEPPKTEKSPSPPAQQPPQEDTSSEAVPEKKEDTVNQSKESEPPQNTGDQPKSPVQTESMETVESGDVDKTTAPDGEEATPAANTQPPEGEKKADTPPAEEPTKKDTPSPKSNDPVETQDPPQESAPTPTDRSSPSKVEPMEH, encoded by the exons ATGGCTACAATCCACCCTGGAGGAAAGCGTCACGTCTGCTACTACTATGACG GTGACATTGGTAACTACTACTATGGGCAAGGTCACCCGATGAAGCCGCACCGCATCAGAATGACCCACAACCTCCTCCTCAACTATGGTCTCTACAGAAAGATGGAGATATAT AGACCAAATGCAGCGGCTCAGGAAGAGATGACCCGTTACCATAGTGACGAGTACGTCCGGTTCCTCCGTAACATCAGACCAGACAATGTCCAGGAGTACACCAAACTAATGCAGCGAT TCAATGTCGGTGAAGATTGCCCTGTGTTTGATGGTCTCTATGAGTTCTGTCAGCTCTCAGCTGGTGGCTCTATAG CCGGAGCCATCAAGCTGAACAAGCAAGAGACAGACATAGCTGTGAACTGGAGTGGGGGTTTGCACCACGCCAAGAAGAGCGAGGCCTCGGGGTTCTGCTACGTCAATGACATTGTGCTTGGGATACTTGAACTACTCAA GTATCATCAGCGGGTGCTCTACATTGACATTGACATTCACCATGGCGACGGTGTAGAAGAGGCGTTCTATACCACAGACAGAGTCATGACGGTCTCCTTCCACAAGTACGGGGAGTACTTTCCTGGGACGGGGGACCTCAAG GACGTGGGTGCAGAGAAGGGCAAGTACTATGCTGTCAATTTCCCACTGAGAGACGGTATAGAAGATGAGTCTTACCAGATGATTTTCAAGCCCGTTATGTCTAAGGTCATGGAGATGTATCGCCCGTCTGTCATCGTGCTTCAGTGTGGAGCAGACTCCCTAGCTGGAGACAGGCTAGGCTGCTTCAACCTCACTCTCAGAG GTCATGCTGAGTGTGTGGACTTCATGCGACGGTTCAATGTGCCCATGCTACTGCTCGGGGGAGGTGGGTACACCATTCGGAACGTGGCCAGGTGCTGGACCTACGAGACAGCAGTTGCCCTCAACTGTGATGTGGCAAATG AACTGCCTTACAACGATTACTTTGAGTACTTTGGGCCTGACTTTAAACTGCACATCAGTCCTACAAACATGTCAAACCAAAACAACCTGGACTACCTCAACAAGATCAAGGCACGGCTCTTTGAGAACCTCCGTCTCGTCCCTCATGCACCCAGCGTGCAGATGCAAC CGATACCTGAAGATACTTTCCCTGAGAGTGAACAGAAGGAACAGAATCCAGACACAAGAATCTCAC AACTCCACCGAGACAAGCGCATCGCCCGTGACAACGAGTATAGTGAAAGTGATGACGAGGGGGAATCCCCCTCCTCCAACAGCAAGAGGGGCAGGAACGAGCATTCCTTCAAGATAGGCACCAAGCGACCTAAACTAACAGAGGATCTGTCGGTAAAGAACGCCACTAATGGCAAGCCTGGTCAGAAGCAGGGAGGAATTATCGCTAGTCCCCTTCCCCCAGAGCCGAGTCCCATCACTCCGCTGCCCTCTGAGGAGCCCACTCCCTCTCACAGTAAAG AGAGTTCGACTAACCCGGAGCCTCCAAAAACTGAGAAGTCCCCCTCTCCCCCTGCCCAGCAACCTCCTCAAGAAGACACGTCCAGTGAGGCGGTTCCTGAGAAGAAGGAGGACACAGTAAATCAGAGCAAGGAAAGCGAACCTCCTCAAAATACTGGAGACCA GCCCAAGTCTCCCGTCCAAACTGAATCTATGGAGACAGTGGAATCTGGAGATGTTGACAAGACCACAGCCCCTGATGGGGAGGAAGCCACACCAGCAGCAAACACTCAACCACCTGAAGGAGAGAAAAAAGCCGA CACACCCCCTGCTGAGGAGCCCACTAAGAAAGACACACCCTCCCCCAAATCGAATGACCCTGTTGAGACTCAAGACCCCCCTCAGGAATCAGCACCCACTCCTACTGACCGCTCCTCCCCCTCCAAAGTGGAGCCAATGGAACACTAG
- the LOC135331681 gene encoding coiled-coil and C2 domain-containing protein 2A-like codes for MATNMEDPIVAVATDDHRERDLREAFQRRSATLRETLKLKPTVGDGHDQGTGAAENTETSFTNTKSLLESLKDRRLKRKGQLPPLQQTPPPVGPDTAESAGSSEPGVDLQERLRQRIQRRQGDLRSSGDTFNMATELDPAPKRKLRGLRDQPRVTRFDEPLPDEPLTRFPTGGEEIEQSNRLRRRALYRTATVEEVKQRQAHVLDQDAYDFFTSEIENCSFPDVPTRLPDQSQEEEPAREFEDTHGSDHDTSDTVALREQLLQQIQNEQVEAEEVDNEVDNEEEAPMIREQSSGDYRELLTPGYARYTPYRVRVAREEDTFFTPSTTPVSAEQKTPDSGPPHYAQDEGLYVGERPHVLWTNQVAMENRLLRREDKGAGWFGDDGLLLVQPNPLSQIRTRPPILQYSPRRPVSFKHARYEVKNQKLISKGSGEAEYELVVNVSSLHFQHHPLFSIEHILSSKLQQACSQLSKRRMAKAQDYYLEKLQGLRQAVIDLQQALQNQEGCDETEARLMGYLREVSRVREQRREALTADYHLLKTILKTWQDLKALRDNQGYSSTSAWVTVKRLLVNAVNEEGSLRRELEEEVEELRELHTLDSRGHALDYQRELANWKIYEKARRRAVRETTRIQQQQTLDDQSQVEGSQTSLNNNPIAALPPERPRPIPPPAFNEDQVRAELLDYQHRHLKPPGDPILTPEFRHNHALTGDIPRLEAQRREDTARAKLHVRVLFNNQLVSQTKECTLNSDFTSEIHETFNLKIVEWPESIKLEIFESGLITSTLISEVYVPIPDPLLTADSAGAGREAYQFSSTKRMEYGHTGVGSGQPHPVLPEEGVLLTSGVVKVGAYWGVDNSGRSLCPPGLSQPTAYSSDAISSLGMTGIADLQAVKRWIERSRLDPNDPRNAELLHLLESIPASSEETSHFRLVDVDSALRFMGDEEFEGDRRFTVLRSRHDGHPGLKNESVPLESRWISETEWRAVLNYRPYADYDIPLLLFGDFHSIRKTEQNKFLLDIRERVLSKARSGKEDLNLEDVVHAFSVPDVSAMRKVVGDLFSPRRPLNPVRNTRRKPKRLNAHVSSAKILVRVVRALNVPIRTTQQSTGVLAHPLSSLAPHLSLTPHQTDSEGVAMEPGPSGALPLGLELADPQSGFSPQELKIVCPYVEIGFRGSVMRTATAYGPQPFWNEEISVPFQPPDNDFSPGALQKITDSLYISLFDEVVTDILSDERQRSTNIHHRIEKKWLGSFTIPFSTLHQRERVEGMFRVEVPLVLLGYSQAADEVLEMTTHTHLQLFITLEPTLSVLPPLKDKFESEEDPRLLGRSQAWIRKIRDRFPKRNYLATALDVGGRHVFVTRFVKAQNPPVEIMPPQDAPWTVAAMEQLAHYVSLIPFLSDTLTFSGECDIWNTSDQFLHMLAGDEEEHALLLCNYLLHCGLEAWVVMGHAIPEGSTSYVLTCHPGLPLGSKLSRYLLWNPNTGHHYLHDEPHIPLKSVGCVLNQYNVWANVQEEEDPAKIRYDLSNSKHWQPLFPFDMPPLDSVQQELDYCETDIGRVRDLQEKIERTIHDHITSLRDRFITRWNRHCSQVLHTLLPRLEESYPASPPHTELNEITASYKLTGFPVHSPYVDAQHLVAAVERTGVHLCEDPQVEFALAVYVHPYPNDIVSIWLYIASLIPN; via the exons ATGGCGACAAATATGGAAGACCCAATAGTTGCTGTGGCTACTGATGACCATAGAGAACG AGATCTCAGGGAGGCTTTTCAGAGACGTAGTGCGACCTTACGAGAAACTCTCAAA CTCAAACCAACGGTTGGTGATGGTCATGACCAAGGGACTGGTGCTGCAGAGAACACTGAAACCAGTTTT ACCAACACAAAGAGTTTACTGGAGAGTCTAAAGGATCGGCGTCTTAAGCGCAAAGGTCAACTTCCCCCTCTTCAGCAAACCCCGCCCCCTGTCGGGCCTgatactgctgagtcagcaggtAGCTCGGAGCCGGGGGTGGACTTACAGGAGAGACTGAGGCAACGTATTCAGAGAAGGCAAGGAGATCTCAGGAGTAGTGGTGACACTTTCAACATGGCTACCGAG CTTGACCCAGCACCGAAGAGAAAGCTTCGTGGGTTGAGAGACCAGCCTAGAGTGACTAGATTTGACGAGCCCCTCCCTGACGAGCCACTAACGAGATTCCCCACTGGAGGTGAGGAGATAGAACAGAGTAATCGCCTCAGGAGAAGAGCGCTCTACAGGACTGCCACTGTGGAGGAGGTGAAACAGAGGCAGGCACAT GTCTTGGATCAGGATGCGTACGATTTTTTCACTTCTGAAATAGAGAACTGCTCATTCCCAGACGTTCCCACTCGTCTCCCTGACCAGTCTCAAGAGGAGGAGCCGGCTAGGGAGTTTGAAGACACTCACGGCTCTGATCATGACACTTCTGACACCGTGGCACTCAGAGAACAGCTG CTTCAGCAAATTCAGAACGAGCAGGTGGAGGCTGAGGAGGTAGACAATGAGGTAGACAATGAAGAGGAAGCCCCCATGATTAGAGAGCAATCATCGGGTGATTACAGGGAGCTACTCACACCAGGCTATGCCAGGTACACTCCGTACAGAGTGAGAGTGGCTCGAGAAGAAGACACCTTCTTCACTCCTAGCACCACTCCAG TGTCTGCTGAGCAGAAGACGCCTGACTCTGGTCCCCCTCACTACGCCCAAGACGAGGGACTCTATGTGGGGGAGAGACCACACGTCCTCTGGACCAACCAGGTCGCCATGGAGAACAGGCTACTACGTAGAGAAGATAAG GGTGCTGGTTGGTTTGGTGATGATGGCCTACTGCTGGTACAGCCCAACCCCCTCTCCCAGATCCGCACCAGACCCCCCATCCTCCAGTACTCCCCTCGTAGACCTGTCTCATTCAAGCAC GCTCGATATGAAGTGAAGAATCAGAAACTCATTAGCAAAG GGTCTGGGGAGGCTGAGTACGAGCTGGTGGTGAACGTCTCCTCCCTCCACTTCCAACACCACCCTCTATTCAGTATCGAGCACATACTGTCCTCCAAGTTGCAGCAGGCCTGCAGTCAACTCAGCAAACGTCGGATGGCCAAAGCGCAAGACTATTATCTAGAGAAG TTGCAAGGTTTGAGGCAAGCGGTGATTGATTTGCAACAGGCTCTTCAGaatcag GAGGGGTGTGATGAGACTGAAGCTCGTCTGATGGGCTACCTCCGAGAGGTGAGTAGAGTGAGGGAACAGAGGAGAGAGGCCCTTACCGCCGATTACCACCTCCTCAAGACTATACTCAA GACATGGCAGGACCTGAAAGCACTGAGAGACAACCAGGGCTATTCCAGCACCTCtgcctgggtcactgtaaagAG aCTGCTTGTAAATGCTGTTAACGAGGAGGGCTCCCTGCGACGAGAGCTggaggaggaggtggaggaATTGAGGGAGCTCCACACCCTCGATAGTAGAGGGCATGCCCTCGACTATCAGAGAGAGCTCGCTAACTGGAAGATCTACGAGAAGGCCAGG agGCGTGCAGTTCGAGAAACCACTCGAATCCAGCAACAGCAGACACTGGATGATCAGTCACAAGTGGAGGGCTCTCAGACCAGCCTCAATAACAACCCGATTGCAGCATTGCCTCCCGAGA GGCCCCGCCCCATCCCGCCCCCTGCCTTCAACGAGGATCAAGTGAGGGCTGAATTGCTCGACTACCAGCATCGTCACCTCAAGCCGCCCGGAGATCCAATCCTCACGCCCGAGTTCAGACACAACCACGCCCTCACTGGGGACATCCCTCGTCTAGAGGCCCAGCGGAGAGAGGACACTGCCAGGGCCAAGCTCCATGTGAGAGTGCTGTTTAACAACCAGCTTGTATCCCAGACCAAGGAATG caccCTCAATTCTGACTTTACGAGTGAAATTCACGAGACCTTCAACCTGAAGATCGTCGAATGGCCAGAGAGTATAAAACTGGAGATATTTGAATCTGGGCTCATAACGTCAACTCTCATCTCAGAAGTGTATGTTCCGATACCAGACCCACTACTCACAGCAGACAGTGCGGGGGCGGGACGCGAGGCGTATCAATTCTCCAGCACCAAGAGGATGGAGTATGGGCACACTGGAGTCGGCAGTG GCCAGCCCCACCCTGTATTGCCTGAGGAAGGTGTTCTCCTGACCTCGGGGGTCGTAAAAGTGGGTGCATATTGGGGGGTTGACAATAGTGGAAGATCCCTGTGCCCCCCTGGACTCTCACAACCGACAGCTTACAG CTCTGATGCCATATCTTCACTGGGTATGACTGGCATTGCCGACTTGCAGGCGGTCAAGAGGTGGATAG AGCGCTCTCGGCTTGACCCCAATGACCCACGTAATGCCGAGCTGCTTCACTTGCTAGAGTCGATCCCAGCGTCGAGTGAGGAGACGTCTCACTTTCGACTGGTGGATGTCGACTCTGCACTGCGGTTTATGGGGGACGAGGAGTTTGAGGGAGACCGACGGTTCACTGTGCTCAGGAGCAGACATGATGGG CATCCGGGCCTGAAGAATGAGAGTGTCCCACTGGAGTCTCGGTGGATCAGTGAGACTGAGTGGAGGGCCGTGCTCAATTACAGACCGTACGCAGACTACGACATCCCCCTACTTCTCTTTGGAGACTTCCACAGCATCAGGAAGACGGAACAAAACAAGTTCCTCCTGGAC ATTCGTGAGAGGGTACTCTCCAAGGCACGCTCTGGGAAAGAAGACCTCAACCTGGAGGATGTGGTACACGCTTTCTCAGTGCCGGACGTTAG CGCTATGAGAAAAGTTGTGGGGGATCTATTTTCGCCCAGACGACCTTTAAACCCTGTACGTAACACACGGAGAAAGCCCAAACGTCTCAATGCCCATGTATCCAGTGCTAAGATTTTAGTGAGAGTCGTGAGAGCTCTCAATGTACCCATACGGACCACTCAACAGAGCACAGG GGTACTAGCCCACCCCCTGTCATCACTGGCCCCTCATCtctccctcacacctcacCAGACAGATTCAGAGGGCGTGGCGATGGAACCTGGACCCTCTGGAGCTCTGCCCCTTGGTCTAGAGCTGGCAGACCCACAGTCAGGGTTCTCTCCTCAG GAGCTTAAGATTGTGTGTCCTTATGTGGAGATTGGGTTCAGAGGGTCAGTGATGAGAACTGCCACAGCCTATGGTCCACAGCCGTTCTGGAATGAAGAGATCAGTGTACCATTTCA GCCTCCAGACAACGATTTTTCTCCGGGAGCCCTTCAGAAGATCACGGATAGCCTCTACATCAGTCTGTTTGACGAGGTAGTGACTGACATCCTGAGCGATGAGAGGCAGAGGAGCACCAACATCCACCACCGGATAGAGAAGAAATGGCTGGGCAGTTTCACTATCCCCTTCTCTACACTGCATCAGAGAGAGAGG GTTGAAGGTATGTTCCGAGTGGAGGTCCCCCTGGTGTTGCTAGGTTACAGTCAGGCTGCTGATGAGGTGCTTGAgatgaccacacacacacacctccaacTGTTCATCACTCTGGAACCCACCCTCAGTGTACTGCCACCTCTCAAGGACAAG TTTGAGAGTGAGGAGGATCCCAGACTCCTGGGTCGTTCCCAGGCATGGATCAGGAAAATCAGAGACCGATTTCCAAAGAGAAACTATCTT GCAACTGCTCTCGATGTTGGTGGTAGACATGTGTTTGTGACAAGGTTTGTAAAGGCCCAGAATCCACCAGTGGAGATCATGCCACCACAGGACGCTCCCTGGACAGTAGCTGCCATG GAGCAGCTTGCCCACTATGTGTCGCTAATTCCATTCCTATCTGACACTCTGACGTTCTCTGGTGAGTGCGATATCTGGAACACCTCGGAT CAATTCCTGCACATGCTTGCTGGTGATGAGGAGGAGCATGCTCTGTTGCTATGCAACTACTTGCTTCACTGTGGACTCGAGGCTTGGGTTGTAATGGGACACGCCATTCCAGAAG GCAGTACATCGTACGTGCTGACGTGTCACCCTGGGCTGCCGTTGGGGAGTAAGTTGAGTAGGTACCTCCTCTGGAACCCCAACACAGGCCACCACTACCTCCATGACGAGCCACACATTCCACTCAAGTCTGTTGGCTGCGTCCTTAATCAGTACAAC GTATGGGCCAATGTGCAAGAGGAGGAAGACCCTGCGAAGATTAGATATGACCTGTCTAACTCGAAACACTGGCAGCCTCTGTTCCCCTTTGACATGCCTCCGCTGGACTCAGTGCAACAAGAGCTGGACTACTGTGAGACTGACATTGGGAGAGTTAGGGACCTGCAAGAAAA GATTGAGAGAACCATTCACGATCACATCACTTCACTGAGGGATCGCTTTATCACTAGATGGAACAGACATTGCTCTCAAGTACTTCACACCCTCCTGCCCAGACTAGAGGAGAGCTACCCCGCCTCTCCACCACACACTGAGCTCAACGAGATCACCGCTAGCTACAAG TTGACTGGGTTTCCCGTTCATTCTCCTTATGTGGATGCCCAACATCTGGTGGCAGCAGTTGAGAGAACAGGAGTTCATTTGTGTGAGGACCCACAAGTGGAGTTTGCTCTGGCAGTGTATGTACACCCTTATCCCAATGACATTGTCTCCATATGGTTGTACATAGCATCTCTTATACCTAATTAA
- the LOC135331682 gene encoding alpha-(1,6)-fucosyltransferase-like, whose translation MAAKLGFKIFAALLVMVPIITLFMVIGLEKNYVEQLKDEHTAMLARRSAVHKRSPLGQAQDQDNANYYREVSNPKKHIDGLSSNNNDLSHQAQVLYKSGSPVETVNIQNIISPGPEFYEMLKERKTYELRMEKSMQESWWYIRSQLEMLKSGKIPTNNIAPYLTDTLNSMKDQYNSARKWYGELKHSGSPDSTVQLNWQYWQKNVSMEMQSLMQKRLDRLQNPKDCDTARKLVCQVGKTCGFGCQMHHVSYCFILAFASERTLVLDSKGWSYSPKGWDSVFLPVSPCQAPGRRRGWSLTSTELTVSLPPVDNLSPRPPQLPMAVPSDLADRLMSFHGLPFAWFVSQFLSFLMRPSADLEQYIREKKERLALGSVDGPIVGIHVRRTDKKSEARYHDLREYMNHVNEWYEWYEMEHNDKEVKRRVFIATDEPSVLKEAKASYPDYEVHSDATITSLASKTSTRYSTDSLFGVIFDVTVLSECDFLVCTFSSQVCRLAYELMQQLHVDASRKYYSLDDVYYFGGQQAHNVQAIQDHDSSKQTTHDGELSFEAGDLFGIAGNEKNGYSVGKQVSSQKRGQFPSYKVEEQVRVADFPTYNDV comes from the exons ATGGCTGCTAAACTGGGATTCAAGATATTCGCTGCACTGCTTGTGATGGTGCCTATCATAACACTGTTCATGGTCATTGGGCTAGAAAAAAACTATGTGGAGCAACTGAAAGATGAGCACACTGCAATGCTTGCACGACGGAGTGCAGTACACAAGCGATCTCCATTGGGCCAGGCACAAGATCAAGACAATGCCAATTACTACAGAGAAGTATCAAATCCAAAGAAGCATATTGATGGCTTGTCATCGAACAACAATGATCTCTCACATCAAGCACAGGTGTTGTACAAAAGTGGGTCTCCAGTGGAAACCGTAAATATTCAGAATATTATATCACCTGGTCCAGAGTTCTACGAGATGCTGAAAGAGAGAAAAACTTACGAGCTTCGTATGGAGAAGAGTATGCAAGAGTCGTGGTGGTACATTCGAAGCCAGTTAGAAATGCTCAAATCTGGGAAGATTCCGACTAACAATATTGCTCCATACCTCACAGACACTCTGAATAGTATGAAGGACCAGTACAATTCTGCAAGAAAATGGTACGGAGAGTTAAAACACAGTGGTTCCCCTGACAGCACAGTGCAACTAAACTGGCAGTATTGGCAGAAAAACGTGTCTATGGAAATGCAATCACTCATGCAGAAAAGACTGGATCGCTTACAAAATCCGAAAGACTGTGATACGGCACGAAAACTAGTATGTCAAGTTGGGAAAACGTGTGGATTTGGTTGTCAAATGCATCATGTATCTTATTGCTTCATTCTAGCTTTTGCTAGTGAGAGAACACTGGTGTTGGACTCAAAAGGATGGAGTTACAGTCCTAAAGGCTGGGACTCTGTTTTCCTACCTGTCTCACCTTGCCAAGCCCCAG GTCGAAGGAGAGGTTGGAGTCTGACGTCTACAGAGCTAACTGTTAGTCTTCCCCCTGTGGACAATCTCTCCCCCCGCCCTCCACAGCTTCCCATGGCCGTACCCAGCGACTTAGCGGACAG GTTGATGTCTTTCCATGGACTACCGTTTGCATGGTTTGTGAGTCAGTTCCTCTCGTTCCTCATGAGACCCTCGGCAGATCTGGAGCAGTACATTAGAGAGAAGAAGGAGAGACTGGCACTGGGCAGTGTGGACGGACCCATCGTAGG GATACATGTGCGTCGTACAGATAAGAAATCTGAAGCACGCTACCACGACCTCAGGGAGTACATGAACCAT GTTAATGAATGGTACGAGTGGTACGAGATGGAACACAATGATAAAGAGGTTAAACGAAGAGTTTTTATTGCCACAGATGAACCATCAGTTCTCAAGGAAGCTAAGGCCTC ATACCCTGACTACGAggttcacagtgatgccacCATCACGTCCCTGGCAAGCAAGACCTCTACACGCTACTCCACAGACTCTCTGTTTGGTGTGATATTCGATGTCACTGTGCTCTCAGAATGTGACTTCTTGGTTTGCACGTTCTCTTCACAG GTATGTCGTCTGGCCTATGAGCTGATGCAGCAGCTACACGTTGACGCCTCCAGGAAATACTACAGCCTTGATGACGTGTACTACTTTGGTGGTCAACAGGCACACAATGTTCAGGCAATACAGGACCACGACTCGTCCAAGCAGACCACACACGATGGTGAACTATCCTTTGAGGCAGGAGACTTGTTCGGTATAGCCGGGAATGAGAAGAACGGGTACAGTGTAGGGAAACAAGTGTCAAGTCAGAAAAGAGGACAATTTCCATCGTATAAGGTCGAGGAACAAGTACGAGTGGCTGATTTTCCAACATACAATGATGTGTAG
- the LOC135331456 gene encoding geminin-like, giving the protein MREKGKLQAVLDFSSPSSSAAFTDENASESESPVHVVKTVVPKKKVNFLSPPKWKLKHSVGGGSKSIVSGKSQRAALKPLQSNKLNSKLLVGRGSPRIPTVGKTSKLRQSVISCTSPLSTKQSTKQSDAPILCTAEQGTQTNSDVTLSLDYRMCTQEEPPSEYWQILAERRRVALAEALKENEVLYTEREDWKKREIQLESRVKDLEYFAMMYNLASKEDN; this is encoded by the exons ATGAGAGAAAAGGGAAAGCTTCAGGCGGTGCTCGACTTCTCCTCGCCCTCCAGTAGTGCTGCTTTTACAGATGAAAACGCTAGTGAGAGTGAAAGCCCTGTGCATGTGGTCAAGACTGTTGTACCCAAGAAAAAG GTGAACTTTTTGTCTCCCCCAAAATGGAAACTGAAGCACTCTGTCGGTGGCGGCAGTAAGTCCATTGTGAGTGGGAAGTCCCAGAGAGCGGCTCTCAAACCCCTACAGTCTAATAAACTCAACAGCAAGCTTCTTGTTGGACGGGGCTCACCACGTATCCCAACAGTTGGCAAG ACCTCGAAGCTTAGGCAATCTGTCATCTCCTGCACCTCACCACTCAGTACTAAGCAAAGCACAAAGCAGTCTGATGCTCCTATCTTGTGTACAGCTGAACAAggcacacaaacaaacagtgATGTAACATTGTCTCTGGATTATAGAATGTGCACTCAAG AAGAGCCTCCCTCTGAGTATTGGCAGATCTTGGCTGAGCGGAGACGTGTTGCGTTGGCTGAAGCACTCAAGGAGAATGAAGTGCTGTACACAGAGAGGGAGGACTGGAAGAAGCGAGAGATTCAACTTGAGAGCCGAGTCAAAGACCTAGAGTATTTCGCCATGATGTACAATCTTGCGTCCAAGGAGGATAATTAA